The Lolium rigidum isolate FL_2022 chromosome 1, APGP_CSIRO_Lrig_0.1, whole genome shotgun sequence region tagtgcgaaggagaggtcgagggggtggccgaggcggccagaccaccccttagcgcggccaaggcctggcccaccccaagggtgggtgtgggcccctcatggcccccctccgtctcgtcttctgggtccgggagtcttcaggtgaaatatgAGTTTTCTATATTTTCTGGAAATTTTCccaaaagttggatttctgcacaaaaacgagacaccagatcaATTcgtctgaaaacaacgttagtctgagttagttgtattcaaaacacacaagatagagggcaaacaacagtaaaagtgttcgggaaagtaggtaCGTTTTGAACGTatcaggctgtcgagaataaatggatcttcaaaagaaaaacagatgatgatggtaatattactgtctataaagcttgacttgtcgcgaaagggttccaacaaattcaaggatttaactatgatgagactttttcaCCTGTAGTGAATATAAATTCTGTAAGGATATTGTTAGCAATCGCTGCATTTTTCAattatgaaatttggcagatggatgtcaaaccgGTGTTCCTTAATGgtcacattgaggaagagttgtatatggtacaacctaaaggttttgtcgatcctaaaaatgctcacAATgtttgcaaacttcagcgttccatttatggactaaagcaagcatcccggagttggaacctacgctttgacAAGGTGATCAAAAACTTTGGATTTATACAAACTTTTGGAGAaacttgtatttacaagaaagagagtgggagctctgtagcattcctgatattgtatgtggatgacatattgttgattgagaatgatatagaacttcttAGTAGTGTCAAAtgctatttgaataagtgtttttcaatgaagggtCTTGGAGAAGCaacatacattttaggcatcaagatttatagagatggaTCAAGACATTTAATAagactttcacagagtacatacctggataagattctaaagaagtttagaatggatgagagcaagaaagggttctttcctatgttaccaggtaagaccttgagtaaaactcaaagtccagctacaacagaagaaagagaaaagatgaACAAAATCCCCTATGTCTCggccataggctctatcatgtatgccatgctgtgtacaagGCCGAatatcgcacatgttgttagtttgaccagcagatatcaaagtcctTCGGGAATGGaatactggacagcggtcaagaatatcagaAAGTACTTAaaaaactaaggatatgtttctttgttatggagatgaccaagagctcgttctaaccagttacaccgatgctagttggaacactgatccgaatgactctaagtcacaatctggttaCGTATTTATTTTGAATAGTGCAATAGAAGCTGGAGGAGTGCTAGGCAAAGCgttgtggcgaaatcttcaactaaatcggaatacatagctgcttcggaggcttcatcagatgcgatatggatgaagtgtttcattactgagcttgatgtggttcctagtgcattggacccgatAACGATCTAtcttgataacatgggtgccatagccaatgcacaggagcgaatgtcacacaagaagctaaagcatatcaagctacgtaTTCATTCTATTCGCGAGTATGTCGAAGACAGCTgagacgtctcaaatgtatctataattgttgatgctccgtgcttattttacaccaattcatatatgttttgtttacatttcattgcacttttacatgatttccggcactaacctattaacaagatgtcacaatgCAAGTTCcctgttttatgttgtttttgtatttcagaaaagtttgtacaggaaatattctcgaaattggacgaaacaaaagccaaagtcaatattttaccgaaacgaagacgaagtccagatggGGGTCGAAAAGGCGCCACAaggcggccacacctgcccttggcgcgaccaagcctaggcccgcgccaaggcatggtgtgggccaccaggcaccccaccgacctaaatcgaccgcatatttaatcacgatctcgggaaaaccctggatacccgagcatccatccacgaaaagtttcttcGTGGCCGCCAtcacagaacccatctcggggggttctgaagctcttcccagcaTCCTGCCGGAggaggaaatcatcgccggaggcatctacatcgccatgcccgcctccgaagtgatacgtgagtagttcatccctggactatgtgtccatagcagtagctagatggttgtcttctccaatttgtgcttcatgtatagatcttgtgagctgccctacatgatcaagatcatctttatgtaatcctacatgttgtgtttgctgggatccgatgaatattgtatactatgttgaggtcgattatatattcatgtcatatgcatgctttccattgctagtggatactctggccaagtagatgcttgtgactccaagagggggtatttatgctcgatagtaggatcatgcctctagttttctgggagagtgacaataacttctaagattgtagatgtgttgttgctactagggagaaaacaacattgTTTTattcaagggtaattctattgcttactttacacacattgcttaatgcgataatatgttgcttgcaacttaatactgaaaggccttcggacgataaccgaaaggtagattattagtcatagacgtatttggattacggtctatgcattatgttgtaatgctcaatcaaatctcatagtaatcatcttgtcatgtatgatcgatattttttcaattgcccagttgtaatttgttcacctaacattctatttatctttatggagagacacctctagtgaactgtggacctcggtccgtttcctttacactgataaattcatctactacaatcttgttctgtttactttctacaaacatctctttccacttgatacgtgtaatcctttgtgttcagcaaaccggtgagattgacaacctcactgcaagttggggcaaaatactttggttgtgttgtgtggatcttccacattgttgctgacgccggtagtgcgccctgccactagctagccagcaacaccttctgaagtcactcctttctcctactggtcgattatgatgggattcgtagcatagaaaacagaaaatttcctaccgcaagaacgaataacaagccaagatccaatctagaagatggtagcaacgagaagatcatgagactaacactcgaagatttccaaagcctacgtgaTTAGATcgcgttgctgtagtcgatcacttgccgcttggaaaagcgcgtagaagatcttgacggtgccatagtcgggcagcacctccgtactcggtcacacgtttggtgttgatgacgatgtccttctccccgttccagcgggcagcggatgtagtagatcctcctcggaatcccgccagcatgacggcgtggtgatggtggtggtggagatctccggcagggcttcgccgtaagcactgtgggagaaataggaggagggagtagatgggcagctagggtttgggcgcagggtggtgctgcgacttgggagctagggctgcgacttgaggtgcccttagggtgccccttggtccctttaaataggtggccaagccccttgggtcgtccataaacctgcccccaagtttgactgagttccgataggtttccggttccgaaaacctactcctactcggattcttttgccaattccgaaattgcattaaggaaaaacttattttcccttaaggcaacgtagttgcacctattatggaaccctccggaattccttagacatcccgggtcgtcccggacactgccggaaccttccataatattccggactattccggtccttccaaaaccttctagaagctccggtcaaaacgccggattttttccgaaccccggaaaatgacttctcatatatgaatcttattcttcggaccattccaaacctcctcgtgatgtctcggatcccgttcgagactccaaacaacattcgagctccattccatattccatatctacttaaaacgacatcaaaccttaagtgtgtcaccctacggttcgagaactatgcggacatgatcgagactcctctctgatcaataactaatagagggacctggagatccataatagctaccacatattcaacgatgactttgtgatcgaaagaaccattcacataaNNNNNNNNNNNNNNNNNNNNNNNNNNNNNNNNNNNNNNNNNNNNNNNNNNNNNNNNNNNNNNNNNNNNNNNNNNNNNNNNNNNNNNNNNNNNNNNNNNNNCAACAccccctcacgtctaggctattttagtccttgCCGTGGGTTTGATGCAGGCCgcaatttcttttctttttttaataCTGCACGAGTAGGGTTTTGAACTTGAGACATCTtgactctgataccatgaaagattgatgcactagctaaTTAAACAAAAAATCCGAACTAAAGAAAAGAGACTagacagtgtatttatattcaacacttgcGAGTCCGCTAAATATGAATCATTCATATGATTGATGGAATGCCATGCAACGGTTTAAAAATGTATATGGCAAGGGCTAAACAATTGGGTAAATTTTTTTTGTAAGTATAGAGGTTCTGGCTAGAAACGGCCACCCTTTAACTCATCAAGCTATAAGCAGTTAGAATAAAAGGCCACCCTTTGGCATGGGGGCGTGTTGACGAGAACAGAAGTTTCAGAAATCGGCTTCTCATTTTTGTGCGAAGAACTCTGTTTTTCTTCGCAAATTACACTGGGAGTATCGGAGCCAAGTGCTGCTCAAGCGTGCCGCCTTTGACAATGTTTTGGGCTGCCTGTCCAGACCGGCTCCGGCTGACTAGCCGGCAAAATTTCGTCGTTGGCTCCCCTCTGCTGTTCCTCTCGCTCTCAATCGTGGCTTGGCTTGCTCCCGTCCGCACGCTTTGACCGAGCGAGTGATGCTGATGGCCTCGCAAACTCGCCACGCCACGTACATGGACGACATGCTGCCGTTTGCTCGCTCCTGTTTCAGTGTTTCCCACCGTGACAACGACGCCATCGCCAGCAACGGCACGCCGGTGCCGGCACCCGGCAGTATGAACGCCCCTAATTTGTATGCAGATTGCAGCAGCACCTCTGCACCTCCTTATCCACATCAAACACACAGCCACAGGTAGGTACATCATAACAACACCGCGTAAAGAGTAGCAGGCCAGAACTGCCAAATGTGCCAAACACCACCACTGCAGAAAATTTTGCGGCAGCCGCAAAACGAAATTGTGCACTATGCCAACAGCGCTGCCTCAGTTAATGCTGGAATCTTGTTTGCTGAATGCTCAACTGTAACTCGAATCTGCTATGATATTTTCAAATGAAATGCAGCTGGCAGGAGGCCAGGAGTATTAAACATTGCCTCTTGAAAGATTTATAGAATAAAAGTCTTTTATGCTCCTATTGATATGATTTACTAGCCTATGGTTTTGGAGAAAGTAGTAGGATAGTGGCTAGGAGGATTTGAAAGGCATTATGGAATTAAGATTTCCCAGGTTTAGCCAAGGCTTAGCTCAGGACCCCACTACTCGTCGTATTTGGTTTGGTATTGCTACCGCACATGATTTCGAAAGTCATGATGATATTACTGAAGAACGTCTTTATCAGAACATTTTTGCACTTACCAATAATTTTTCTATGGACATCCGGAAATATGTTTCATGTAGCTTGGCAAGGGAATTCTGAATCATGGGCACAAGATCCTTTATAGGTAATTACGTGGGACCTATTGCTCATGAGATTTTGTAAACTTTATAAACTTTGACCAAAATGCCGaggaaaaatatcaacatcaactATATAAAAGCTATGGTATTAGAATTGTTATAAAGCATATTTTTAAATTATATGCATTTGAAATTATGATTACATATATTTTCTCTTCTATAAATGGTtaaacttttttatttttattttaactaAACCGATACTGTGAATGGAGGAGTGAATGACAAGACAAAACGGCCATTGCGATGACCACCACACACGCACCCGGAACCAAAATGAAAATTTTGGAAATTGAGGAAGAAATAATAACTGCCCAATCAAAAATCGACAATTGCCGGATCTCCTCCGACCTGTCAATTCCGCAGTTGGCTCCGCTGCTTGCCTTCTACACCTTGCCGACCACAGCGCATGCTTCCATCCCTGGCATACAGAAAGAGCAAGCAATGAAACCCCTCCGTAGATTGCACGTTTTCCAACCCTACACCCCCCAATGGAATATGCCATACACGCACACCAGTAAACGCGCGCTGGATCAGCACCTGCCTGAGACGCCTATAAATTAGCACGCCCCGCCGCAGCATTCGTCAAtccatcatcgtcctcctcgcctCAGCGCACCAACAAGTTCAGAACAGGGGAGTTCTCCAAGAACCATCGGAGAGAGAGAGACAAGCCATGACGAGGGCGCACCTCTCCCTGGCCGCCCTGCTCGTGCTGGCCGCCGGgtgcgcggcgtcggcggcggcgcaggacTACGACTTCTTCTACCTCGTGCTGCAGGTATGTTTCGGTTCAGTTCGTCGGCGGTTGCAGAGAGTACGTGCGTGGTGTGTTCGTTGCTGATGGGTTTCGGGGGATATTTTGCGATTTGCAGTGGCCGGGGTCGTACTGCGACACGAAGCAGAGCTGCTGCTACCCGCGGTCCGGCAAGCCGGCGGCGGACTTCGGGATCCACGGGCTATGGCCCAACCGCGACGACGGATCCTACCCGCAGAACTGCAACCCAAGTAACGCCTTCGATCCATCCAAGGTCAGTCACAACCTTCTTGTCCCGTGCATGCATGACCATCCTTCGCTGTTAGGTTCCGTTTTCTTACTCATAGATCATATCGTAGTTCTTGTGTTTTTCCGTTTGGATTTCGCTTTTCTAGAGGATTTTGAGATGGACGGAAGATGGTGATGGGAAAGAAACAGAAATGCTAGCTGAGAGAGGCTTGGTTCCACTCAACAGCCAACAGGGTCAATGTTATTTAATTGCTCGATCCAGAAGCAACACTATTACTAGtaatttctttttttttacaaaatgacACTAAATTTATTTCTGGTGCCATTTCTCGAAATAAACTCTTGCCGGATATATACGAAATCAAAGCCTTCTGTAGAAGAAACCCGAAATCAATGCTCGATATATATTGCAGTCTCATGCAACTTTGCCACACAATTAGCTTTCCTTTTGGATTCATTTTACCTTGCGTGCACGCACTGTTCTTGCTCGAGAAGAAAAATGGAAGTTTTTCCGAATTGGACGGCAGCAACTGACGAGAAATGCGGACTACGACGTACTGCAGGTGAGCGACCTGCTGAGCAGCCTCCGCACGAGCTGGCCGACGCTGGCGTGCCCGACGAGCGACGGGCTCAAGTTCTGGGCGCACGAGTGGGAGAAGCACGGCACCTGCGCGCAGAACCTCTTCAACGAGCACGGCTACTTCCAGACCGCGCTCCGCCTCCGCGCCCAGCTCCGCGTCCTCGACGCGCTCGCCGCCGCGGGCATCTCCCCCGACGGCGGCTACTACACGCAGGCCGCCATCAAGGGCGCCATCCAGGAGGGCACGGGCTACGCGCCCTTCGTCGACTGCAACCGCGACGAGTCCGGCAACACTCAGCTCTACCAGCTCTACTTCTgcgtcgccgccgacgcctcGGGCTTCGTCGAGTGCCCCGTCAGCCCCGGCGGCAGGCCCTGCGGCAACAGGGTCGAGTTCCCGGCCTTCTGATCCAACACCAATCCAAAGGAGCCGTATCGCTGCGGTTCTGATTCATTTGCGCTTCCCTTTGACAGAATAAACTGAGGGAGCACGATGTCCGATCATGTGCTGCTGATTTTCCCTGAATTCCATAGTGATCTAGCAAAGTTCAGGAGCTCGTGATGTTAAAGAAGCCTGTGTATATCAAGAAAATTGTGTAAACATGTGGAACCGATTTCATATTCAGAGATCAATTGATAGCAGGGGACACTATTTGCTGTTCATACATCATACTCCTGCAAATATCTGATTTCAGTTGAGGGTTGGTGCCCCTGCAAATATCTGATTTCTGTCGCGGTTTCATAGATCTGCACAATAGAGCTAAAACATGACCTTAGCAGCAAATGGAGTTACGATGACCACCGATCCTGATTACGCCGAACGCTTAAGTTTGGTGGCTCACAGCTTCCTTGTGTCGTCGACGCGCCACAAAAGTTGCACCTGTCATCGCAACCGTGGAATGGGTACACTAGACTAGTACTGACTCCATTCTCAGTATTGTTCAAGAGCACAAGATAAATCAGCCAAATTTTAGCTAAAGTGTCTTTCCGTTCTTTATGAGCTCCGAATTCACCAAAGATACAAGTGCATACCATCCATAACTTTCAGAAAACAGATACAAAA contains the following coding sequences:
- the LOC124682535 gene encoding ribonuclease 1-like → MTRAHLSLAALLVLAAGCAASAAAQDYDFFYLVLQWPGSYCDTKQSCCYPRSGKPAADFGIHGLWPNRDDGSYPQNCNPSNAFDPSKVSDLLSSLRTSWPTLACPTSDGLKFWAHEWEKHGTCAQNLFNEHGYFQTALRLRAQLRVLDALAAAGISPDGGYYTQAAIKGAIQEGTGYAPFVDCNRDESGNTQLYQLYFCVAADASGFVECPVSPGGRPCGNRVEFPAF